One window of the Microtus ochrogaster isolate Prairie Vole_2 chromosome 10, MicOch1.0, whole genome shotgun sequence genome contains the following:
- the Ebp gene encoding 3-beta-hydroxysteroid-Delta(8),Delta(7)-isomerase: MTTNMGPLHPYWPRHLRLDNFVPNDLPTWHILAGLFSVSGVLIVITWLLSDRASVVPLGTWRRLALCWFTVCTFIHLVIEGWFSFYHDILLEDQAFLSQLWKEYSKGDSRYILNDGFIVSMETITALLWGPLSLWVVIAFLRQQPFRFVLQLVVSVGQIYGDVLYFLTEQRDGFQHGELGHPLYFWFYFVIMNGIWLVVPGVLVLDSIKHLTHAQSMLDSKVMKTKSKHN, encoded by the exons ATGACCACCAATATGGGCCCCTTACACCCATACTGGCCCAGGCACCTGAGGCTGGACAACTTTGTGCCTAATGACCTCCCGACCTGGCATATTTTGGCTGGCCTATTCTCCGTCTCTGGGGTCCTAATTGTGATCACGTGGCTGTTGTCTGATCGAGCTTCCGTTGTCCCACTTGGAACTTGGCGTCGACTGGCCCTGTGCTGGTTTACTGTTTGTACATTCATTCACCTTGTGATCGAGGGCtggttctctttctaccatgacATCCTTCTTGAAGACCAAGCCTTCTTATCCCAACTCT GGAAAGAGTATTCCAAGGGAGACAGCCGATATATCCT TAATGATGGCTTCATCGTCTCTATGGAGACTATCACAGCTTTGCTCTGGGGACCACTCAGCCTGTGGGTAGTGATTGCCTTTCTCCGCCAGCAGCCCTTCCGCTTTGTCCTACAGCTTGTGGTCTCTGTGG GCCAGATATACGGGGATGTGCTGTACTTCCTGACAGAGCAGCGCGATGGCTTCCAGCATGGGGAGCTAGGCCACCCCCTTTATTTCTGGTTTTACTTTGTTATCATGAATGGCATATGGCTGGTGGTACCTGGAGTCCTCGTGCTTGATTCCATAAAGCATCTCACTCATGCCCAGAGCATGCTGGACAGCAAGGTCATGAAAACTAAAAGCAAGCATAACTAA
- the Porcn gene encoding protein-serine O-palmitoleoyltransferase porcupine isoform X3, which yields MATFSRQEFFQQLLQGCLLPTVQQGLDQIWLLLTICFACRLLWRLGLPSYLKHASTVAGGFFSLYHFFQLHMVWVVLLSLLCYLVLFLCRHSSHRGVFLSITILIYLLMGEMHMVDTVTWHKMRGAQMIVAMKAVSLGFDLDRGEVGAVPSPVEFMGYLYFVGTIVFGPWIPFHSYLQAVQGRPLSRRWLKKVARSLALALLCLVLSTCVGPYLFPYFIPLDGDRLLRKWLRAYESAVSFHFSNYFVGFLSEATATLAGAGFTEEKDHLEWDLTVSRPLNVELPRSMVEVVTSWNLPMSYWLNNYVFKNALRLGTFSAVLVTYASSALLHGFSFHLAAVLLSLAFITYVEHVLRKRLAQILSACILSKRCLPDCSHRHRLGLRVRALNLLFGALAVFHLAYLGSLFDVDVDDTTEEQGYGMAYTVHKWSELSWASHWVTFGCWIFYRLIG from the exons ATGGCAACCTTCAGCCGCCAGGAATTTTTCCAGCAGCTACTGCAGGGCTGTCTCCTGCCTACTGTCCAACAGGGCCTTGACCAGATCTGGCTGCTCCTTACCATCTGCTTCGCCTGCCGCCTCCTTTGGAGGCTGG GGTTACCGTCTTACCTGAAGCATGCAAGCACCGTGGCAGGTGGCTTCTTCAGCCTCTACCACTTCTTCCAGCTGCACATGGTTTGGGTCGTGCTGCTGAGCCTCCTGTGCTACCTCGTGCTGTTCCTCTGCCGACACTCCTCTCACCGAGGCGTCTTCCTCTCCATCACCATCCTCATCTACCTACTCATGGG TGAGATGCACATGGTGGACACCGTGACATGGCACAAGATGCGAG GGGCCCAGATGATCGTGGCCATGAAGGCGGTGTCTCTGGGCTTCGACCTGGACCGGGGCGAGGTGGGGGCCGTGCCGTCACCTGTGGAGTTCATGGGCTACCTCTACTTTGTGGGCACCATCGTCTTTGGGCCCTGGATACCCTTCCACAGCTACCTACAGGCTGTCCAAGGCCGCCCACTG AGCCGCCGATGGCTGAAGAAGGTGGCCCGGAGCCTGGCGCTGGCCCTGCTGTGCCTTGTACTGTCCACTTGTGTGGGCCCTTACCTCTTCCCCTACTTCATCCCCCTCGACGGTGATCGACTCCTTCGCAA GTGGCTGCGGGCCTACGAGAGTGCTGTCTCCTTCCACTTCAGCAACTATTTTGTGGGCTTTCTATCTGAGGCTACAGCCACATTGGCCGGGGCTGGCTTCACGGAGGAGAAGGACCACCTGGAATG GGACCTGACAGTCTCTAGACCATTGAATGTGGAGCTGCCCCGGTCCATGGTGGAAGTTGTCACAAGCTGGAACCTGCCCATGTCTTATTGGTTAAATAACT ATGTTTTCAAGAATGCTCTCCGCCTGGGGACCTTCTCAGCCGTGCTGGTCACCTACGCATCCAGTGCCCTCCTGCAT GGCTTCAGTTTCCACCTGGCTGCGGTACTGCTGTCCCTGGCATTTATCACCTACGTGGAACATG TCCTCCGAAAGCGCCTGGCTCAGATCCTCAGTGCCTGCATCTTGTCGAAGCGTTGTCTGCCGGACTGTTCACATCGGCATCGCTTG GGCCTGAGGGTACGAGCCTTAAACTTGCTCTTTGGGGCCCTGGCTGTCTTCCACTTGGCCTACCTGGGCTCCCTGTTTGATGTCGATGTGGACGACACCACAGAGGAGCAG GGCTACGGCATGGCATACACTGTCCACAAGTGGTCAGAGCTCAGCTGGGCCAGTCACTGGGTCACTTTTGGATGCTGGATCTTCTACCGTCTCATAGGCTGA
- the Porcn gene encoding protein-serine O-palmitoleoyltransferase porcupine isoform X2: MATFSRQEFFQQLLQGCLLPTVQQGLDQIWLLLTICFACRLLWRLGLPSYLKHASTVAGGFFSLYHFFQLHMVWVVLLSLLCYLVLFLCRHSSHRGVFLSITILIYLLMGEMHMVDTVTWHKMRGAQMIVAMKAVSLGFDLDRGEVGAVPSPVEFMGYLYFVGTIVFGPWIPFHSYLQAVQGRPLSRRWLKKVARSLALALLCLVLSTCVGPYLFPYFIPLDGDRLLRKGTMVRWLRAYESAVSFHFSNYFVGFLSEATATLAGAGFTEEKDHLEWDLTVSRPLNVELPRSMVEVVTSWNLPMSYWLNNYVFKNALRLGTFSAVLVTYASSALLHGFSFHLAAVLLSLAFITYVEHVLRKRLAQILSACILSKRCLPDCSHRHRLGLRVRALNLLFGALAVFHLAYLGSLFDVDVDDTTEEQGYGMAYTVHKWSELSWASHWVTFGCWIFYRLIG; the protein is encoded by the exons ATGGCAACCTTCAGCCGCCAGGAATTTTTCCAGCAGCTACTGCAGGGCTGTCTCCTGCCTACTGTCCAACAGGGCCTTGACCAGATCTGGCTGCTCCTTACCATCTGCTTCGCCTGCCGCCTCCTTTGGAGGCTGG GGTTACCGTCTTACCTGAAGCATGCAAGCACCGTGGCAGGTGGCTTCTTCAGCCTCTACCACTTCTTCCAGCTGCACATGGTTTGGGTCGTGCTGCTGAGCCTCCTGTGCTACCTCGTGCTGTTCCTCTGCCGACACTCCTCTCACCGAGGCGTCTTCCTCTCCATCACCATCCTCATCTACCTACTCATGGG TGAGATGCACATGGTGGACACCGTGACATGGCACAAGATGCGAG GGGCCCAGATGATCGTGGCCATGAAGGCGGTGTCTCTGGGCTTCGACCTGGACCGGGGCGAGGTGGGGGCCGTGCCGTCACCTGTGGAGTTCATGGGCTACCTCTACTTTGTGGGCACCATCGTCTTTGGGCCCTGGATACCCTTCCACAGCTACCTACAGGCTGTCCAAGGCCGCCCACTG AGCCGCCGATGGCTGAAGAAGGTGGCCCGGAGCCTGGCGCTGGCCCTGCTGTGCCTTGTACTGTCCACTTGTGTGGGCCCTTACCTCTTCCCCTACTTCATCCCCCTCGACGGTGATCGACTCCTTCGCAA GGGCACCATGGTAAG GTGGCTGCGGGCCTACGAGAGTGCTGTCTCCTTCCACTTCAGCAACTATTTTGTGGGCTTTCTATCTGAGGCTACAGCCACATTGGCCGGGGCTGGCTTCACGGAGGAGAAGGACCACCTGGAATG GGACCTGACAGTCTCTAGACCATTGAATGTGGAGCTGCCCCGGTCCATGGTGGAAGTTGTCACAAGCTGGAACCTGCCCATGTCTTATTGGTTAAATAACT ATGTTTTCAAGAATGCTCTCCGCCTGGGGACCTTCTCAGCCGTGCTGGTCACCTACGCATCCAGTGCCCTCCTGCAT GGCTTCAGTTTCCACCTGGCTGCGGTACTGCTGTCCCTGGCATTTATCACCTACGTGGAACATG TCCTCCGAAAGCGCCTGGCTCAGATCCTCAGTGCCTGCATCTTGTCGAAGCGTTGTCTGCCGGACTGTTCACATCGGCATCGCTTG GGCCTGAGGGTACGAGCCTTAAACTTGCTCTTTGGGGCCCTGGCTGTCTTCCACTTGGCCTACCTGGGCTCCCTGTTTGATGTCGATGTGGACGACACCACAGAGGAGCAG GGCTACGGCATGGCATACACTGTCCACAAGTGGTCAGAGCTCAGCTGGGCCAGTCACTGGGTCACTTTTGGATGCTGGATCTTCTACCGTCTCATAGGCTGA
- the Porcn gene encoding protein-serine O-palmitoleoyltransferase porcupine isoform X1, giving the protein MATFSRQEFFQQLLQGCLLPTVQQGLDQIWLLLTICFACRLLWRLGLPSYLKHASTVAGGFFSLYHFFQLHMVWVVLLSLLCYLVLFLCRHSSHRGVFLSITILIYLLMGEMHMVDTVTWHKMRGAQMIVAMKAVSLGFDLDRGEVGAVPSPVEFMGYLYFVGTIVFGPWIPFHSYLQAVQGRPLSRRWLKKVARSLALALLCLVLSTCVGPYLFPYFIPLDGDRLLRNKKRKARGTMVRWLRAYESAVSFHFSNYFVGFLSEATATLAGAGFTEEKDHLEWDLTVSRPLNVELPRSMVEVVTSWNLPMSYWLNNYVFKNALRLGTFSAVLVTYASSALLHGFSFHLAAVLLSLAFITYVEHVLRKRLAQILSACILSKRCLPDCSHRHRLGLRVRALNLLFGALAVFHLAYLGSLFDVDVDDTTEEQGYGMAYTVHKWSELSWASHWVTFGCWIFYRLIG; this is encoded by the exons ATGGCAACCTTCAGCCGCCAGGAATTTTTCCAGCAGCTACTGCAGGGCTGTCTCCTGCCTACTGTCCAACAGGGCCTTGACCAGATCTGGCTGCTCCTTACCATCTGCTTCGCCTGCCGCCTCCTTTGGAGGCTGG GGTTACCGTCTTACCTGAAGCATGCAAGCACCGTGGCAGGTGGCTTCTTCAGCCTCTACCACTTCTTCCAGCTGCACATGGTTTGGGTCGTGCTGCTGAGCCTCCTGTGCTACCTCGTGCTGTTCCTCTGCCGACACTCCTCTCACCGAGGCGTCTTCCTCTCCATCACCATCCTCATCTACCTACTCATGGG TGAGATGCACATGGTGGACACCGTGACATGGCACAAGATGCGAG GGGCCCAGATGATCGTGGCCATGAAGGCGGTGTCTCTGGGCTTCGACCTGGACCGGGGCGAGGTGGGGGCCGTGCCGTCACCTGTGGAGTTCATGGGCTACCTCTACTTTGTGGGCACCATCGTCTTTGGGCCCTGGATACCCTTCCACAGCTACCTACAGGCTGTCCAAGGCCGCCCACTG AGCCGCCGATGGCTGAAGAAGGTGGCCCGGAGCCTGGCGCTGGCCCTGCTGTGCCTTGTACTGTCCACTTGTGTGGGCCCTTACCTCTTCCCCTACTTCATCCCCCTCGACGGTGATCGACTCCTTCGCAA CAAGAAACGCAAAGCCAG GGGCACCATGGTAAG GTGGCTGCGGGCCTACGAGAGTGCTGTCTCCTTCCACTTCAGCAACTATTTTGTGGGCTTTCTATCTGAGGCTACAGCCACATTGGCCGGGGCTGGCTTCACGGAGGAGAAGGACCACCTGGAATG GGACCTGACAGTCTCTAGACCATTGAATGTGGAGCTGCCCCGGTCCATGGTGGAAGTTGTCACAAGCTGGAACCTGCCCATGTCTTATTGGTTAAATAACT ATGTTTTCAAGAATGCTCTCCGCCTGGGGACCTTCTCAGCCGTGCTGGTCACCTACGCATCCAGTGCCCTCCTGCAT GGCTTCAGTTTCCACCTGGCTGCGGTACTGCTGTCCCTGGCATTTATCACCTACGTGGAACATG TCCTCCGAAAGCGCCTGGCTCAGATCCTCAGTGCCTGCATCTTGTCGAAGCGTTGTCTGCCGGACTGTTCACATCGGCATCGCTTG GGCCTGAGGGTACGAGCCTTAAACTTGCTCTTTGGGGCCCTGGCTGTCTTCCACTTGGCCTACCTGGGCTCCCTGTTTGATGTCGATGTGGACGACACCACAGAGGAGCAG GGCTACGGCATGGCATACACTGTCCACAAGTGGTCAGAGCTCAGCTGGGCCAGTCACTGGGTCACTTTTGGATGCTGGATCTTCTACCGTCTCATAGGCTGA